Below is a genomic region from Triticum dicoccoides isolate Atlit2015 ecotype Zavitan chromosome 5A, WEW_v2.0, whole genome shotgun sequence.
GCGGGCGGCCTCCGCGGCCGTGTCGAAGGTGCCGATCCAGACGCGAGCGCCCTTGAAAGTGTCGCGGATTTCCGCCGACCACCTCCCCCACGCCCGCTGCCGGATGCCGCGGTACGGGTGGCTAGGGCTCGCCctgcgccgcctcggcctcgccatggccggcgagctgtaTAGCTCGCAGGATGCCATGGTACCTGTGGGGAGCGGCTCATTGCGGCCGTCGCCGTCGGCGGCGGCCATGAACTCCCGGAGGGCGGCCTCCCAGTCGTCAGAATCCTCATCCGTCGACCAGCTGCCGCGCATTTCCGCCTTCCCCGCCGACAGGGCTTGGCCGGGACGCCCCATGCCGCGGTCGTTGGCGGCGAACTTCCCTCTGCACATCGTGTACGGGGAATCAATGTTGTTTCAGGTAGTAGCTGTTCGTGTTGTCGAAGGAAGGCTGTGTGTTTCCTCGCGTAGCACGTTGGCCTTATATAGAGGTCAGGTGAAACGTAAAGCATCACTCATCGTAGTGGAGAGCATTTCTACTTCTGCACCTGGCCTGTATTGCATAGCATCTCCGAGAATCCTTCGACAGAACTTCATGTTGGATAACTGTCCGAGTAGGATGTGTTGCTTGGTTCGAAGTTTCTGGAACATTGTGCAGCAAGTGGATAAGGCTTGTCGAGCGCACACCAAGAGGCGCAGGCCAGTGACCAGCAAGTGGagataaggccaactccaccgcacgatccCAAACGGACGTTTGGATTGGCCGGATTTTGTTTCTTTGGGGCGCCGATGGGTTCGCCCGTGTCTGGCTTTGTCAGATGGGTCGTGCGTGCGCGCaccgcgcggccgcaccccaaatcgtGTTCAGGATGGACATGAATAAAAAtaactaaaaaaataaataaacgcattttaaaaaacataaaacatatatagggATCGGCCACAAAACGGTCCAGTTTCCACGGCCACTTAAAAGGCCCAGTTTCATAATTAACATATAAAACAAAATATAAAAACGCCTCCCGCgcgctcctgccgcgcccgtcggtgccgtggccgtcgtcatcttcactggccgccggtgtcgtcgtcgtcgctaaCGAGGTCGACATAGGccggcggcgtccagaggtgggcCGGAGGTGCATGGTGgacgggggcgggctggacggccgaaggtgcctgcaccacctcctcccgtggcgacgcctcccgccccggtgaccgcggcggagtgGGGCATCAATTCACGCCCACGCCGGCGGCCATCTCCGgagcagtgcaggaccagccccacccctggcccaACAGCTGCTGGAACGCGACCGgcgggtcctccctcctctcctcctccacgGCCACCATCTGCAGCTCCGGGAAGGCGACGTCCCCGGTGGCAGAGAGGGCCATGGTCTCCTCCAGGCCGTCCCATTGCCGCTCGTCGTGTGTGTACATGAAGTCGTCCATGACACGCTGCAGGAGACCTGCCTCCTCCTCCgatgtcatgcgaggaggtggagggggcgacggagacggcgatggcgacggcgtgggcgtgacGCCGCGCACCCGCCTACGCCCGCGCTCCTGGGGAGCAGGCGCTGCGCGCTCCTGtcgtggccgccgcggccccgtcgaggtgccggcgaagaaggACGCGCGCCTGGTGTCGTGCTCGTCACGAAACCAGGTGTCCCAGAGCCCGGAGTCGGGGGCGTACCTGGGGTCGTAGaagaggtcgtcggggaggaggcggcggcggcgctcgatctcctcGTCGCGCGCATGGCCCCTCGTCGGGACCGGTGGGATCGGGACCCGGTCGACGGAGAGATGCCAGTTATTGGGGAGATGGACGTCGCTCCAGGggagcggcgtcctcgtctcccaataacggCGGCACACCGACGCGCGGATGTAATGTCAGTCGCGCTCGTCGGCGAACGTGGGCGCGATGGAGAAAGCGGGCGGCGCGGGGGCccggcgtggtggcgatggcgaGGCGGGCTCCTCTTTCTTCACTGAGCCGCGGCGGCGCCCCGACGAGGAAccagcctcgcggtcgtgcttgcctTTGCGGCCGTAGTTCCAGAGGCACATGGCTGCGGGCAACCGGCCGGCAAGGTCTTGGCTAGGGTTTGGGAGCAGCCGCTGTTgggtttcgaggaggccgcggggtggcgtggggcagtgtggacgacgactcgtccacgcttcccacttaaagaaggacggcgaccGTTTGACGTACGGATGATAGGTGGGGCTGCTCGCTCGTGCGCATTGATGTGGGCGGGTGGGAGATAGatggccgcctgccacgcggctCCGACGTGGACGAGCGCGCGTCTGTTTGTTGTCCGTCGCGACCCAAACCCGACGCAAGTTTACGttcgaaatgggtcggcccggacaTAAAACATACAAGATGGGTCCGTGCCGTCACACGCTAAATTACCTCCTTTGTTTATTTTATTTCAAATAAACAGGATCGGACAGAATAGGGTCGCACGGTGGAATTGGCCTAAATATTCGATTCAAACGAGGCCGGAGCCATTGAACCGGCGCTGGCAGCAGCGACGGAGATTTACGTTCAACTGGAACTACTGGTcgtaccatgcttgctaattactccGTACGGACTGCTGCTTGCACCTCCCGTGTGGAATTCAATGATCGTTACTGTTACTGTTGAGTATGGTATTCGTACATGTATATTGTCTTTTGTATATTATGTCCATCTCTCTAGcttgttgtatagattgaggtaAAAGCCTCACCTTGTATTTATATATACCGTGCACATTGCACCGAATCAATATATCGTGCAATTCATACATCTACATGATATCAGTTTTTAGGTTTAGACTTTTAAACTAGCTtccgatgccgccgccgccgcactcctccGTGCCGCCGCTGCTTCCCATCCCGATCCTTAACCCGCCCCGCCGCTGCTTCCCATCGCGCGACCAGCGCACGCCCGCGCGAGTCACGCCGCCTGCCGCTAGCCGCTACGCGCGCTTGCCTGCACGCTGCTCGCCGCTACGCGCCAACCTTGTCTGCCAGCTGCCCGTCCCGTTTGATCGGACGCACGCCGCACGCCTCGTCTGCTCGCCTCGTTAGTACCCGCTCGCCTCGCAAAACGCTGTTGCCGCTGACCTGAGCCACCAAGTCGCCTCGTCATGTCGTCAGTCACTTCCTCCGGGTCCACCAACTCCAACCCGTTCGCCGACGCCAACCTTCCCGACGTCAACG
It encodes:
- the LOC119301204 gene encoding ethylene-responsive transcription factor 1-like — translated: MCRGKFAANDRGMGRPGQALSAGKAEMRGSWSTDEDSDDWEAALREFMAAADGDGRNEPLPTGTMASCELYSSPAMARPRRRRASPSHPYRGIRQRAWGRWSAEIRDTFKGARVWIGTFDTAAEAARAYDAEARRIHGRKARTNFPAAPAAPCSHRPGPSSCTTDDGADNVARATESASSSSKDVHGTAPSDAHILLECCSDDVMESLLAGSDVAGNMDLWSLRFPR